A single genomic interval of Musa acuminata AAA Group cultivar baxijiao chromosome BXJ3-4, Cavendish_Baxijiao_AAA, whole genome shotgun sequence harbors:
- the LOC135637073 gene encoding probable galacturonosyltransferase 13 isoform X1: MQIRFSPSMRSITISSSNGFLDLMKVKVAARHFSYRTLFHTILILAFLLPFVFILTAVVTLEGVNKCSSFDCLGRRLGPRFLGRGGDDSVKLVKDLYKILDQVNSEEILVDQKLPESFGEFLSDMKNNKYDAKTFAVRLKATMENMAREVKRSRLAEQLHKHFAATSIPKGIHCLSLRLTDEYSSNAQARKQLPPPELLPLLSDNFYHHFVIATDNILAASVVVNSVVGSSLEPERVVFHVITDKKTYPGMHSWFALNPLSPAIIEVKGVHQFDWLTRENVPVLEAIENHHGVRNHYLGNHIMGANVSDNPRIFASKLQARSPKYISLLNHLRIYLPELFPKLNKVVFLDDDVVIQRDLSPLWEIDLSGKVNGAVETCKGEDTWVMGKLFRTYFNFSHPLIANKLDPNECAWAYGMNIFDLNAWRKTSIKETYHYWVKENLKSNLTLWKLGTLPPALIAFRGYVHPIDPSWHMLGLGYQEKTDLDSVRKAAVIHYNGQCKPWLEIGYKHLQPFWTRHVKYSNEFIRSCHILEPQ, from the exons ATGCAGATAAGGTTCTCTCCTAGCATGAGAAGCATCACAATATCCAGCAGCAATGGATTCCTTGACTTGATGAAGGTGAAGGTCGCTGCCCGCCACTTCTCCTACCGGACCCTCTTCCACACCATCCTCATCCTCGCCTTCCTGTTGCCCTTTGTCTTTATCCTCACCGCCGTCGTCACCCTCGAGGGCGTCAACAAGTGCTCTTCCTTCG ATTGTTTGGGGAGACGGCTAGGTCCGAGGTTTCTCGGTCGTGGTGGTGATGATTCCGTG AAGCTTGTTAAGGACTTGTACAAGATACTTGACCAGGTAAACTCTGAGGAAATTCTGGTTGACCAGAAACTTCCCGAATCTTTCGGTGAGTTTCTTTCCGACATGAAGAATAACAAGTATGATGCCAAGACATTTGCTGTAAGGTTGAAGGCGACG ATGGAAAATATGGCTAGAGAGGTAAAAAGATCAAGACTAGCAGAACAACTGCACAAACAttttgcagcaacttccattcCAAAAGGCATACATTGTCTCTCATTACGCTTGACTGATGAATATTCATCCAATGCCCAAGCACGTAAACAGTTGCCACCACCAGAGTTGCTACCTTTGCTCTCTGATAACTTTTATCACCATTTTGTTATAGCCACCGATAACATTCTTGCAGCTTCTGTTGTGGTCAACTCAGTTGTAGGATCTTCATTAGAGCCTGAAAGGGTTGTCTTCCATGTCATAACTGACAAGAAGACGTATCCGGGTATGCATTCATGGTTTGCCTTGAATCCTCTTTCCCCTGCTATAATTGAGGTGAAAGGTGTTCACCAATTTGACTGGTTAACAAGAGAAAATGTACCTGTTCTTGAAGCTATTGAAAATCACCATGGTGTTAGAAATCATTATCTTGGAAATCATATCATGGGAGCCAATGTTAGTGACAATCCAAGGATTTTTGCTTCTAAGTTGCAGGCGAGGAGTCCAAAATATATCTCTCTGCTCAACCATCTGCGCATATATCTGCCTGAG CTCTTTCCAAAACTCAACAAGGTGGtatttcttgatgatgatgtCGTCATTCAGCGTGACTTATCACCACTGTGGGAGATTGATCTTTCTGGAAAAGTAAACGGTGCTGTAGAAACTTGCAAAGGTGAAGATACATGGGTGATGGGTAAGCTCTTCAGGACATATTTCAACTTCTCTCATCCCCTCATAGCCAATAAATTGGATCCTAATGAGTGTGCATGGGCATATGGGATGAATATTTTTGACTTAAATGCCTGGAGGAAGACGAGTATTAAGGAGACATACCATTACTGGGTGAAGGAG AATTTAAAGTCAAACCTGACACTGTGGAAGCTTGGAACATTGCCACCAGCACTGATAGCATTCAGAGGTTATGTGCATCCTATAGATCCATCATGGCATATGCTAGGTTTGGGCTATCAGGAAAAGACCGATCTCGATAGCGTGAGGAAGGCTGCTGTGATCCACTACAATGGCCAGTGCAAACCATGGCTGGAAATCGGATATAAGCACCTCCAGCCATTTTGGACAAGGCATGTAAAATATTCCAACGAGTTCATAAGGAGCTGTCATATCTTGGAGCCTCAATAA
- the LOC135637073 gene encoding probable galacturonosyltransferase 13 isoform X2: MQIRFSPSMRSITISSSNGFLDLMKVKVAARHFSYRTLFHTILILAFLLPFVFILTAVVTLEGVNKCSSFDCLGRRLGPRFLGRGGDDSVKLVKDLYKILDQVNSEEILVDQKLPESFGEFLSDMKNNKYDAKTFAVRLKATMENMAREVKRSRLAEQLHKHFAATSIPKGIHCLSLRLTDEYSSNAQARKQLPPPELLPLLSDNFYHHFVIATDNILAASVVVNSVVGSSLEPERVVFHVITDKKTYPGMHSWFALNPLSPAIIEVKGVHQFDWLTRENVPVLEAIENHHGVRNHYLGNHIMGANVSDNPRIFASKLQARSPKYISLLNHLRIYLPELFPKLNKVVFLDDDVVIQRDLSPLWEIDLSGKVNGAVETCKGEDTWVMGKLFRTYFNFSHPLIANKLDPNECAWAYGMNIFDLNAWRKTSIKETYHYWVKERYWSIRWAKDQEERCEPSYKQ, from the exons ATGCAGATAAGGTTCTCTCCTAGCATGAGAAGCATCACAATATCCAGCAGCAATGGATTCCTTGACTTGATGAAGGTGAAGGTCGCTGCCCGCCACTTCTCCTACCGGACCCTCTTCCACACCATCCTCATCCTCGCCTTCCTGTTGCCCTTTGTCTTTATCCTCACCGCCGTCGTCACCCTCGAGGGCGTCAACAAGTGCTCTTCCTTCG ATTGTTTGGGGAGACGGCTAGGTCCGAGGTTTCTCGGTCGTGGTGGTGATGATTCCGTG AAGCTTGTTAAGGACTTGTACAAGATACTTGACCAGGTAAACTCTGAGGAAATTCTGGTTGACCAGAAACTTCCCGAATCTTTCGGTGAGTTTCTTTCCGACATGAAGAATAACAAGTATGATGCCAAGACATTTGCTGTAAGGTTGAAGGCGACG ATGGAAAATATGGCTAGAGAGGTAAAAAGATCAAGACTAGCAGAACAACTGCACAAACAttttgcagcaacttccattcCAAAAGGCATACATTGTCTCTCATTACGCTTGACTGATGAATATTCATCCAATGCCCAAGCACGTAAACAGTTGCCACCACCAGAGTTGCTACCTTTGCTCTCTGATAACTTTTATCACCATTTTGTTATAGCCACCGATAACATTCTTGCAGCTTCTGTTGTGGTCAACTCAGTTGTAGGATCTTCATTAGAGCCTGAAAGGGTTGTCTTCCATGTCATAACTGACAAGAAGACGTATCCGGGTATGCATTCATGGTTTGCCTTGAATCCTCTTTCCCCTGCTATAATTGAGGTGAAAGGTGTTCACCAATTTGACTGGTTAACAAGAGAAAATGTACCTGTTCTTGAAGCTATTGAAAATCACCATGGTGTTAGAAATCATTATCTTGGAAATCATATCATGGGAGCCAATGTTAGTGACAATCCAAGGATTTTTGCTTCTAAGTTGCAGGCGAGGAGTCCAAAATATATCTCTCTGCTCAACCATCTGCGCATATATCTGCCTGAG CTCTTTCCAAAACTCAACAAGGTGGtatttcttgatgatgatgtCGTCATTCAGCGTGACTTATCACCACTGTGGGAGATTGATCTTTCTGGAAAAGTAAACGGTGCTGTAGAAACTTGCAAAGGTGAAGATACATGGGTGATGGGTAAGCTCTTCAGGACATATTTCAACTTCTCTCATCCCCTCATAGCCAATAAATTGGATCCTAATGAGTGTGCATGGGCATATGGGATGAATATTTTTGACTTAAATGCCTGGAGGAAGACGAGTATTAAGGAGACATACCATTACTGGGTGAAGGAG AGGTATTGGAGCATAAGATGGGCGAAAGACCAAGAGGAAAGGTGTGAGCCCAGTTACAAGCAATGA
- the LOC135634809 gene encoding pentatricopeptide repeat-containing protein At5g06540-like: MSRCSRNSLLLQLLEKCQYMRQLKQTQAQIITTGLAQDAFFLSRLLAICSHPTHGSLSYAHLLFRHIHSPTLCVRNTMIKAFLLREDYANPFEIYCGLLRDGLFPDNYTFPYVLKSCAGLRDLRAGAQVHSHVVKLGFCSDTFVGNTLALMYVACGDVSAAREAFDGILQRDAASWTVMISGYSQLGDVETARMMFDESPVKDRGIWGAVISAYVHNNCFKEGLSMFRLLQAEGLEPDEGVLVSALCACAQTGAVDIGSWIHHYVNRVGFAPSVRLGTALVDMYLKCGSLNSAKKVFDGMTCKDTVCWNVMILGLAMHGDGQGALELFTCMKKEGLKPDDATFVAVLSACSHSGMVEEGLEVFKSMRSLYHVEPRSEHYVCVVDFLGRAGRFQEAKEIIEGMPRNSSPAERAMAWRALLSACRNHSEARWAEAAAGHLLELEDHSGVYVLLSNIYDTYGKQDDARRMRNCMKLRGVPKMPGCSSIQLGGHVHEFVAGEQIHPGMKEVYSVLETMNEHL, from the coding sequence ATGTCACGCTGCAGTAGGAACAGCCTTCTGCTGCAGCTGCTGGAGAAGTGCCAGTACATGCGGCAGCTGAAACAAACCCAAGCTCAGATCATCACCACCGGCCTCGCCCAGGACGCCTTCTTTCTCAGCCGCCTCTTGGCCATCTGCTCCCACCCCACCCACGGCAGCCTCAGCTACGCGCATCTCCTCTTCCGGCACATCCACAGCCCGACGCTTTGCGTCCGCAACACCATGATCAAGGCCTTCCTGCTGAGAGAGGACTACGCGAACCCCTTCGAGATCTATTGCGGCTTGCTGCGTGACGGCCTCTTCCCGGACAACTACACCTTCCCCTATGTCCTCAAGTCGTGCGCCGGCCTGCGGGACCTCAGAGCCGGAGCGCAGGTCCACAGCCACGTTGTAAAGCTTGGGTTTTGTTCCGACACTTTCGTCGGTAACACGTTGGCGCTGATGTACGTCGCTTGCGGCGATGTGAGCGCGGCGCGAGAAGCGTTCGACGGAATTCTCCAACGAGATGCCGCCTCGTGGACCGTCATGATTTCTGGGTACTCTCAGCTGGGTGATGTCGAGACAGCTCGGATGATGTTTGACGAATCACCGGTTAAGGATCGAGGAATTTGGGGCGCCGTCATATCTGCTTATGTCCACAACAACTGTTTCAAAGAAGGCCTGTCGATGTTTCGACTGCTGCAAGCAGAAGGTTTGGAGCCAGATGAGGGAGTGTTAGTGAGCGCTCTCTGCGCTTGTGCGCAGACTGGGGCAGTGGACATCGGGTCGTGGATTCACCACTATGTGAACCGAGTTGGCTTCGCACCGAGTGTTAGGTTGGGAACTGCACTTGTGGATATGTATTTGAAATGCGGCTCTCTAAATTCCGCTAAGAAGGTATTCGACGGGATGACGTGCAAGGATACTGTTTGTTGGAATGTGATGATTCTTGGACTGGCAATGCACGGCGATGGACAGGGAGCGCTTGAACTGTTcacttgcatgaagaaggaagggTTGAAGCCGGACGATGCCACGTTTGTCGCTGTCTTGTCTGCTTGCAGTCATTCAGGAATGGTGGAAGAAGGCCTAGAAGTCTTCAAGAGCATGAGGAGTTTGTATCATGTCGAGCCCAGAAGTGAGCACTATGTTTGTGTGGTAGACTTTCTTGGCCGAGCGGGGCgttttcaagaggcaaaagaaatAATTGAAGGAATGCCCCGTAATAGTAGTCCTGCAGAGAGGGCAATGGCTTGGAGGGCGCTACTAAGTGCTTGTCGGAATCACTCAGAGGCACGATGGGCTGAAGCTGCTGCTGGACATCTCCTTGAGTTGGAAGACCACAGTGGAGTTTATGTTCTTCTGTCAAACATATACGACACATACGGGAAACAGGACGATGCTAGGAGAATGAGGAATTGCATGAAGTTGAGAGGAGTGCCTAAAATGCCAGGTTGCAGTTCAATACAGCTTGGCGGGCATGTTCATGAGTTTGTTGCTGGTGAGCAGATTCATCCAGGGATGAAAGAAGTATATAGTGTACTGGAGACAATGAATGAACACTTGTAG
- the LOC135635658 gene encoding SNAP25 homologous protein SNAP32-like: MSTRRTPLSGNKQHHAKPGPSRNNPFESVSDSELDLNINSAKTSSAPMVSKAKMKSNQFGENVNEEIGWESSAAWGYSAAKNSYKNDFRDSGGIENQSVQELENYAVYKAEETTNKLNGCLRIAEEIREGATKTLVTLHQQGEQITRTHQTAADIEHDLSRGEKLLGNLGGLFSKKWKPKKTREIKGPLLTRDDSFIKRSSHLEQRQRLGLSAPRPRSEPRHFSSSEPTSTLEKVETEKAKQDDALSDLSNLLGELKNMAIDMGSEIERQTGALDHMEDDVEEVNFRVKGANLRGRRLLRK; this comes from the exons ATGAGCACTAGGAGGACTCCCCTGTCGGGCAATAAGCAACATCATGCCAAACCTGGACCTTCTCGCAACAACCCTTTCGAGTCTGTTTCTGACTCAGAACTTGATCTAAACATCAATTCTGCTAAAACTTCGTCGGCGCCTATGGTCAGCAAGGCAAAAATGAAAAGCAATCAGTTTGGTGAAAATGTTAATGAAGAAATTGGGTGGGAATCATCGGCAGCTTGGGGATACTCAGCTGCGAAAAACAGTTACAAGAATGACTTCCGTGATTCAGGGGGCATAGAGAACCAATCTGTTCAGGAACTGGAAAATTATGCTGTGTACAAGGCTGAGGAGACTACAAATAAACTAAATGGTTGTCTAAGAATTGCTGAAGAAATTAGAGAAGGTGCTACAAAGACTCTTGTCACCTTGCATCAACAAGGTGAGCAGATTACTAGGACTCATCAAACTGCTGCAGACATTGAGCACGATCTTAGCAGG GGTGAAAAGCTTTTGGGAAATCTTGGAGGCTTGTTTTCTAAGAAATGGAAGCCAAAGAAAACACGAGAAATAAAAGGACCACTTCTAACAAGAG ATGATTCTTTTATAAAAAGGAGTAGCCACCTGGAACAGAGACAAAGATTGGGATTATCAGCTCCCCGTCCCCGATCAGAACCTCGACACTTTTCTTCTTCTGAACCTACATCTACACTTGAGAAAGTTGAG ACTGAGAAGGCAAAGCAAGATGATGCTCTTTCTGATTTGAGCAACTTGCTAGGCGAATTGAAGAATATGGCTATTGACATGGGTTCTGAGATTGAGAG GCAGACCGGGGCTTTGGATCATATGGAGGATGATGTGGAAGAGGTAAATTTCAGAGTCAAAGGTGCAAACCTTCGAGGACGCCGACTGCTTCGAAAGTAG